The Lucilia cuprina isolate Lc7/37 chromosome 5, ASM2204524v1, whole genome shotgun sequence genome includes a window with the following:
- the LOC124420383 gene encoding glycine-rich cell wall structural protein 1.0-like: MKFQLTGLLVAAVMLMACSTCLAQGPGGGGQGGGQGGAQGGGHGGAQGGAQGGMGVGMSAGAGAGGGMGGGGGSGMGGGGGRR, translated from the exons atgaaattccagtTGACTGGATTATTAGTGGCAGCTGTCATGTTGATG gcTTGCTCTACTTGCTTGGCTCAAGGCCCAGGTGGTGGTGGCCAAGGTGGTGGTCAAGGTGGTGCTCAAGGTGGTGGTCATGGAGGTGCTCAAGGCGGTGCTCAGGGAGGTATGGGTGTTGGCATGAGTGCTGGTGCTGGTGCCGGTGGCGGTATGGGAGGTGGTGGTGGTAGTGGCATGGGAGGTGGTGGCGGTCGCCGttaa